The Cellulomonas sp. S1-8 genome has a window encoding:
- the efp gene encoding elongation factor P translates to MATTNDLKNGIVLRIDGQLWTVVEFQHVKPGKGGAFVRTKLKNVLSGKVVDRTFNAGIKVETASVDKRDMQYLYKDGDDYVFMDTDTYDQINVPAATVGDVANFLLESQTALVATNEGSPLYVELPPSVVLEVTYTEPGLQGDRSSAGTKPATLETGYEIQVPLFLEANTKVKVDTRDGSYLGRVND, encoded by the coding sequence GTGGCGACCACCAACGACCTGAAGAACGGCATCGTGCTGCGCATCGACGGCCAGCTCTGGACCGTCGTGGAGTTCCAGCACGTCAAGCCCGGCAAGGGCGGCGCGTTCGTCCGCACCAAGCTCAAGAACGTGCTGTCGGGCAAGGTCGTGGACCGCACGTTCAACGCGGGCATCAAGGTCGAGACGGCCAGCGTCGACAAGCGCGACATGCAGTACCTGTACAAGGACGGCGACGACTACGTGTTCATGGACACGGACACGTACGACCAGATCAACGTCCCGGCCGCGACGGTCGGCGACGTCGCCAACTTCCTGCTCGAGTCGCAGACCGCGCTCGTCGCGACCAACGAGGGCTCCCCGCTGTACGTGGAGCTGCCGCCGTCCGTCGTGCTCGAGGTGACGTACACCGAGCCGGGCCTGCAGGGCGACCGCTCGTCGGCCGGGACGAAGCCCGCGACGCTCGAGACGGGCTACGAGATCCAGGTGCCCCTGTTCCTCGAGGCGAACACCAAGGTCAAGGTCGACACGCGTGACGGGTCGTACCTCGGCCGCGTGAACGACTGA
- a CDS encoding peroxidase family protein gives MTTTAPDRTDHHQDHHAPRTAEQLTATGSTAHGLGYGRRPARGHGHEARGLQYLPLSALHEGRFGRLFRLPPYTPSDDEIQRVAGLMTEGDRGGDRTLDNPGIPAGYTYLGQFIDHDLTFDPVSSLDRTNDPDALTSFRSPRFDLDCLYGRGPADDPFLYDQDSERGDAAKMLIGTNGLDDDLPRNSQGVALLGDPRNDENTFVGQLQLTMLKFHNAVTDRVLADPHLARGSETPFETTQRLVRWHYQWVVVHDYLRRTIGEAALGRLLDESTGRPVVHLTHFDWHTAPYIPVEFSVAAYRFGHSQVRGRYRLNTVVGAPDPADPQSRGGLATFRSGSVKDEPLTHFGGFRPLPRFWTVEWARFFEVDGAGADERQHTRRIDTRLANPLAALPREIGGDMPSLTARNLIRGARLLLPSGQAVAARMGLRRLTEDQIGLDGSPAPLWFYVLREAEVQADGLHLGEVGGTIVGEVFLGLLQADPSSYLRNEPTWRPFLGDGDDFTMGDLLRVAGHGLGSTPARPVDGNGVAPTRG, from the coding sequence ATGACCACCACCGCACCGGACCGGACCGATCACCACCAGGACCACCACGCCCCGCGCACCGCCGAGCAGCTCACCGCGACCGGCAGCACCGCGCACGGCCTGGGGTACGGCCGACGCCCTGCGCGCGGCCACGGCCACGAGGCGCGCGGCCTGCAGTACCTGCCGCTGTCGGCGCTGCACGAGGGGCGCTTCGGCCGGCTCTTCCGGCTGCCGCCCTACACGCCGTCCGACGACGAGATCCAGCGCGTCGCGGGTCTCATGACGGAGGGCGACCGCGGCGGCGACCGCACGCTCGACAACCCGGGCATCCCGGCGGGGTACACCTACCTGGGGCAGTTCATCGACCACGACCTCACGTTCGACCCGGTCTCGAGCCTCGATCGGACCAACGACCCCGACGCCCTGACGAGCTTCCGCAGCCCGCGCTTCGACCTCGACTGCCTCTACGGCCGCGGCCCGGCGGACGACCCGTTCCTGTACGACCAGGACAGCGAGCGGGGCGACGCCGCCAAGATGCTCATCGGGACCAACGGCCTGGACGACGACCTGCCGCGCAACAGCCAGGGTGTCGCGCTGCTGGGGGACCCGCGCAACGACGAGAACACGTTCGTCGGTCAGCTGCAGCTGACCATGCTGAAGTTCCACAACGCCGTCACCGACCGGGTGCTGGCGGACCCGCACCTGGCGCGCGGCAGCGAGACCCCGTTCGAGACCACCCAGCGGCTCGTGCGGTGGCACTACCAGTGGGTCGTCGTGCACGACTACCTGCGTCGCACGATCGGCGAGGCGGCCCTCGGTCGGCTGCTCGACGAGTCGACAGGTCGCCCCGTGGTGCACCTCACGCACTTCGACTGGCACACGGCGCCGTACATCCCGGTGGAGTTCTCCGTCGCGGCCTACCGGTTCGGCCACTCGCAGGTGCGGGGCCGGTACCGCCTCAACACGGTCGTGGGTGCGCCGGACCCCGCCGACCCGCAGTCGCGCGGCGGCCTGGCGACCTTCCGGTCCGGGTCGGTGAAGGACGAGCCGCTCACGCACTTCGGGGGGTTCCGGCCGCTGCCGCGGTTCTGGACGGTGGAGTGGGCGCGCTTCTTCGAGGTCGACGGTGCCGGGGCCGACGAGCGGCAGCACACCCGCAGGATCGACACCCGGCTGGCGAACCCGCTCGCCGCGCTGCCCCGCGAGATCGGCGGGGACATGCCCTCGCTGACCGCCCGCAACCTCATCCGGGGTGCGCGGCTCCTGCTGCCCTCCGGGCAGGCCGTGGCGGCCCGCATGGGCCTGCGCCGGCTCACCGAGGACCAGATCGGGCTCGACGGCAGCCCCGCCCCGCTGTGGTTCTACGTGCTGCGCGAGGCCGAGGTGCAGGCCGACGGTCTGCACCTGGGCGAGGTGGGCGGCACGATCGTCGGCGAGGTGTTCCTCGGGCTGTTGCAGGCGGACCCGTCGTCGTACCTGCGCAACGAGCCGACGTGGCGCCCCTTCCTGGGCGACGGCGACGACTTCACGATGGGAGACCTGCTGCGCGTCGCGGGCCACGGGCTCGGGTCCACGCCCGCCCGGCCCGTGGACGGGAACGGGGTGGCGCCGACCCGCGGCTAG
- the aroC gene encoding chorismate synthase, translated as MLRWLTSGESHGPALVGILDGLPAGVQVQTSDVQAALARRRLGYGRGARMKFEQDEVRLLAGVRHGLTQGGPIAVEVGNTEWPKWVEVMSADPVTDPAVLSRARNAPLTRPRPGHADLVGMRKYGFDDARPVLERASARETATRVALGTIAAAFLEQVAGVRLVSHVVAIGPVAVPDDAPTPTPDDVAALDADPVRCFDPATSAAMVAEIDQCHKDGDTLGGVVEVLVHGLPSGIGTYVQADGRLDARLAAALMGIQAIKGVEVGDGFRTAARRGSLAHDEMERDASGRIVRRTNRAGGIEGGMSNGEVVRVRAAMKPISTVPRALDTVDTATGEPTKAQHQRSDVCAVPPAAVVAEAMVALVVAQTLLEKSGGDSVAEVRRNLEAYLAAVPDLLG; from the coding sequence ATGCTGCGTTGGTTGACCTCCGGTGAGTCCCACGGCCCCGCTCTCGTCGGCATCCTCGACGGGCTGCCCGCCGGGGTGCAGGTGCAGACGTCCGACGTGCAGGCCGCGCTCGCGCGCCGCCGCCTCGGGTACGGGCGTGGCGCGCGCATGAAGTTCGAGCAGGACGAGGTGCGCCTGCTCGCCGGTGTGCGGCACGGCCTGACGCAGGGTGGGCCGATCGCGGTCGAGGTGGGCAACACCGAGTGGCCCAAGTGGGTCGAGGTGATGTCGGCCGACCCCGTGACGGACCCCGCGGTCCTGTCCCGCGCGCGCAACGCGCCCCTGACGCGCCCGCGCCCCGGCCACGCCGACCTCGTCGGGATGCGCAAGTACGGCTTCGACGACGCGCGCCCCGTGCTGGAGCGGGCGTCCGCCCGCGAGACGGCCACGCGGGTCGCGCTGGGCACGATCGCCGCCGCGTTCCTCGAGCAGGTCGCCGGTGTGCGGCTCGTGTCGCACGTCGTCGCGATCGGCCCCGTCGCGGTCCCCGACGACGCACCGACGCCGACGCCCGACGACGTCGCCGCGCTCGACGCCGACCCGGTGCGCTGCTTCGACCCGGCGACGAGCGCGGCGATGGTCGCCGAGATCGACCAGTGCCACAAGGACGGGGACACCCTCGGCGGCGTCGTCGAGGTCCTGGTGCACGGGCTGCCGTCGGGGATCGGGACGTACGTGCAGGCCGACGGGCGGCTCGACGCGCGCCTCGCTGCGGCGCTCATGGGCATCCAGGCGATCAAGGGCGTCGAGGTCGGCGACGGCTTCCGCACCGCCGCACGGCGCGGCTCGCTGGCCCACGACGAGATGGAGCGCGACGCGTCGGGGCGGATAGTGCGCCGCACCAACCGCGCCGGCGGCATCGAGGGTGGCATGTCCAACGGCGAGGTCGTGCGCGTGCGCGCCGCGATGAAGCCGATCTCGACCGTGCCGCGGGCGCTGGACACCGTCGACACGGCCACGGGGGAGCCCACCAAGGCGCAGCACCAGCGCTCGGACGTGTGCGCGGTGCCGCCCGCAGCGGTCGTCGCCGAGGCGATGGTCGCGCTCGTCGTCGCGCAGACGCTGCTGGAGAAGTCCGGCGGCGACAGCGTCGCGGAGGTCCGGCGCAACCTCGAGGCGTATCTCGCGGCAGTCCCCGACCTCCTGGGCTGA
- the aroB gene encoding 3-dehydroquinate synthase, producing MSDASVVTVTGERPYDVVIGRHLLGRLPELVGSDARRVLVVHPAALATSAETVREDLVAAGYAVYLAQVPDAEEQKTAQVAAFCWGVLGQADFTRTDVVVGLGGGATTDLAGFVAATWLRGVRVVQVPTTVLAMVDAAVGGKTGINTAEGKNLVGAFHTPAGVLCDLAALESMAPHDFVAGLAEIVKCGFIDDPRILELVEENTELLRDPVAASSSSVLLELVERAVRTKARVVGEDLREAGLREILNYGHTFGHAVEHVERYRWRHGAAVSVGMVFVAELARLAGRLDDDVVARHRSVLTSLGLPVGYRSDRWDQLLTAMRRDKKTRGDLLRFVVLDGLARPSRLEGPDPALLAAAYAEIATTPDPTTHILL from the coding sequence ATGAGCGACGCGTCCGTCGTCACGGTCACGGGGGAGCGGCCCTACGACGTCGTCATCGGCCGCCACCTGCTGGGTCGGTTGCCCGAGCTCGTGGGCAGCGACGCCCGGCGCGTCCTGGTGGTGCACCCTGCCGCGCTCGCGACGTCCGCGGAGACGGTCCGTGAGGACCTCGTCGCCGCCGGCTACGCGGTCTACCTCGCGCAGGTCCCCGACGCCGAGGAGCAGAAGACCGCGCAGGTCGCCGCCTTCTGCTGGGGCGTGCTCGGCCAGGCCGACTTCACGCGCACCGACGTCGTCGTCGGGCTCGGCGGGGGGGCGACGACGGACCTCGCGGGCTTCGTCGCGGCGACGTGGCTGCGCGGCGTGCGCGTCGTGCAGGTGCCGACGACCGTGCTCGCGATGGTCGACGCGGCCGTCGGCGGCAAGACGGGCATCAACACCGCCGAGGGCAAGAACCTCGTCGGGGCGTTCCACACGCCCGCGGGCGTGCTGTGCGACCTCGCCGCGCTGGAGTCGATGGCACCCCACGACTTCGTCGCCGGGCTCGCGGAGATCGTCAAGTGCGGGTTCATCGACGACCCGCGGATCCTCGAGCTCGTGGAGGAGAACACGGAGCTCCTGCGTGACCCCGTCGCGGCGTCGTCGTCGTCCGTGCTGCTCGAGCTCGTCGAGCGGGCCGTGCGCACCAAGGCGCGGGTCGTGGGGGAGGACCTGCGCGAGGCGGGGCTGCGCGAGATCCTCAACTACGGCCACACCTTCGGGCACGCCGTCGAGCACGTCGAGCGGTACCGCTGGCGCCACGGCGCGGCCGTGTCCGTCGGCATGGTGTTCGTCGCCGAGCTCGCGCGGCTCGCGGGCCGGCTCGACGACGACGTCGTCGCGCGCCACCGCAGCGTCCTGACGTCGCTGGGCCTCCCCGTCGGCTACCGCTCCGACCGCTGGGACCAGCTGCTCACCGCGATGCGGCGCGACAAGAAGACCCGCGGCGACCTGCTGCGGTTCGTCGTCCTGGACGGCCTGGCCCGCCCGTCCCGCCTCGAGGGCCCGGACCCGGCCCTCCTGGCAGCGGCCTACGCGGAGATCGCCACGACCCCGGACCCCACCACCCACATCCTCCTCTGA
- a CDS encoding DUF559 domain-containing protein: MLHRLSSGAWRRVCGAGIVLAATPPDPWCDAHAAVLTWPDATVALTSAALLHGLPVPEDGRVRVVVPSPRARRGRLIPHERVLEPGDLAMLDGVNLTSRERTIVDCLGLLSRDHASRLLAWVGTRGLLDADDLERWVLAHPGRRGNVQRSWCADRLRRGALSEAEERLHDLLHGAGVTGWVANASLLHPLGVPAVVDVWFEDVRLVVEIDGRVAHGADRFQDDRTRQNLLVGAGCTVLRYTWADVTGRPVHVLAQILTTRQRLRAAA; encoded by the coding sequence GTGCTCCATCGACTCTCGTCCGGTGCCTGGCGACGAGTCTGCGGCGCCGGCATCGTCCTCGCCGCGACGCCGCCCGATCCGTGGTGCGACGCCCACGCCGCGGTCCTCACCTGGCCCGACGCGACCGTCGCACTGACGAGCGCGGCGCTCCTCCACGGGCTGCCGGTGCCGGAGGACGGACGCGTGCGTGTCGTCGTCCCCAGCCCGCGGGCACGACGCGGCCGCCTGATCCCGCACGAGCGCGTCCTGGAACCCGGTGATCTCGCCATGCTCGACGGCGTGAACCTCACGAGTCGCGAACGGACGATCGTCGACTGCCTCGGGTTGCTCTCTCGCGACCATGCGAGCCGGTTGCTCGCCTGGGTCGGGACCCGTGGGCTCCTGGACGCCGACGACCTCGAACGATGGGTGCTGGCCCACCCCGGACGTCGCGGCAACGTCCAACGATCCTGGTGCGCAGACCGGTTGCGGCGCGGGGCACTGAGCGAGGCTGAAGAGCGGCTGCACGACCTGCTGCACGGCGCGGGCGTCACCGGGTGGGTGGCGAACGCGTCCCTCCTCCACCCTCTGGGCGTCCCCGCGGTAGTCGACGTCTGGTTCGAGGACGTCCGGCTGGTCGTGGAGATCGACGGCCGCGTGGCGCACGGTGCGGACAGGTTCCAGGACGACCGCACGCGCCAGAACCTCCTCGTCGGCGCGGGGTGCACGGTGCTGCGCTACACGTGGGCCGACGTGACAGGGCGCCCCGTCCACGTGCTCGCGCAGATCCTCACCACCCGGCAGCGACTGCGCGCGGCAGCGTGA
- a CDS encoding shikimate kinase, producing MPSATPTSGPRLVLVGPPGAGKSTVAAALAQRWQLEVRDTDADVEATAGKSVSDVFVEDGEPRFRDLERAAVATALVEHDGVLALGGGAVLHDDTRAALRTYQRGGGVVAFLDVSLAHAAPRVGLNQARPLLVGNPRAQWQALMDARRPVYEEVADVRVSTDGLRPVEVAEAIEVALAALRVGEPRA from the coding sequence GTGCCCAGTGCAACCCCCACGTCCGGTCCCCGCCTCGTGCTGGTCGGCCCACCGGGGGCAGGCAAGTCCACCGTGGCCGCCGCCCTCGCCCAGCGCTGGCAGCTCGAGGTGCGCGACACCGACGCGGACGTCGAGGCCACCGCCGGCAAGTCCGTGTCCGACGTCTTCGTGGAGGACGGCGAGCCGCGCTTCCGCGACCTGGAGCGCGCGGCCGTCGCCACCGCGCTGGTCGAGCACGACGGCGTCCTCGCGCTCGGCGGCGGGGCCGTCCTGCACGACGACACCCGCGCCGCGCTGCGCACCTACCAGCGCGGCGGGGGTGTCGTCGCCTTCCTCGACGTGAGCCTCGCGCACGCCGCCCCGCGTGTCGGGCTGAACCAGGCGCGCCCGCTGCTCGTCGGCAACCCCCGCGCGCAGTGGCAGGCGCTCATGGACGCCCGGCGTCCCGTGTACGAGGAGGTCGCGGACGTGCGCGTGTCGACGGACGGGCTGCGCCCGGTCGAGGTCGCCGAGGCCATCGAGGTCGCCCTCGCCGCCCTGCGCGTCGGGGAGCCCCGCGCATGA
- the nusB gene encoding transcription antitermination factor NusB, whose protein sequence is MAARTKARKRALDVLFEAEQRGLDVAELLARRVVEPGTEASLPQYSVDLVEGVLAKAERIDELLATHAHGWTVARMPAVDRALLRIGTWEILWNDDVPDAVAIDEAVSLARELSTDESPAFVNGLLGRIVVLKPTLLA, encoded by the coding sequence GTGGCAGCCCGGACCAAGGCGCGCAAGCGCGCGCTCGACGTGCTGTTCGAGGCCGAGCAGCGCGGCCTGGACGTCGCCGAGCTCCTCGCGCGCCGCGTCGTGGAGCCGGGCACCGAGGCGTCGCTGCCGCAGTACTCGGTGGACCTCGTCGAGGGCGTGCTGGCGAAGGCCGAGCGCATCGACGAGCTGCTAGCGACGCACGCCCACGGCTGGACGGTCGCGCGCATGCCCGCGGTCGACCGCGCGCTGCTGCGCATCGGGACGTGGGAGATCCTCTGGAACGACGACGTCCCGGACGCGGTCGCCATCGACGAGGCGGTGTCCCTGGCCCGCGAGCTCTCGACCGACGAGTCGCCGGCGTTCGTCAACGGCCTGCTGGGACGCATCGTCGTCCTCAAGCCGACGCTGCTGGCCTGA
- a CDS encoding PulJ/GspJ family protein encodes MTGLRRRLLVSARGDRGLTLPELLVTMFLLSMITVLMVGTISGFSRAFTRDRAASDSTMVAATAMKEVTRVVRSGTELRLTGGGSSNAPVFIDAQANTLTMYAYVDTSAAAPRPIKVRFAIDAQRRLIETRWPVTNTVSPWTFAAMSSPSSTRPVARFIPTTAPALFEYLNEAGNPLVLGAAGLTSAQIKDVAAVRITVTVQGDMTGRADAVTVQNAVGIPNLGISRVRP; translated from the coding sequence GTGACCGGCCTGCGGCGCCGCCTCCTGGTCTCCGCGCGGGGCGACCGCGGTCTGACGCTCCCCGAGCTGCTCGTGACGATGTTCCTGCTGTCGATGATCACCGTGCTCATGGTCGGCACGATCTCCGGCTTCTCGCGCGCGTTCACGCGCGACCGCGCGGCGAGCGACTCGACCATGGTGGCGGCCACGGCGATGAAGGAGGTCACGCGCGTCGTCCGCTCGGGCACCGAGCTGCGGCTGACCGGAGGTGGTTCGTCCAACGCCCCCGTGTTCATCGACGCCCAGGCCAACACCCTGACGATGTACGCGTACGTCGACACGTCCGCCGCGGCCCCCCGCCCCATCAAGGTGCGCTTCGCGATCGACGCCCAGCGGCGCCTCATCGAGACGCGGTGGCCCGTGACGAACACGGTCTCACCGTGGACGTTCGCGGCCATGAGCAGCCCGTCCTCGACGCGGCCGGTCGCACGGTTCATCCCGACGACCGCGCCGGCCCTGTTCGAGTACCTCAACGAGGCGGGCAACCCCCTGGTGCTGGGCGCGGCCGGGCTCACGAGCGCACAGATCAAGGACGTCGCGGCCGTGCGGATCACGGTCACCGTGCAGGGGGACATGACCGGACGGGCCGACGCGGTCACCGTCCAGAACGCCGTCGGCATTCCCAACCTCGGCATCTCCAGAGTGAGGCCCTGA
- a CDS encoding fimbrial assembly protein has translation MSTVLSRPLAAKKSRATGFPSVPQVNLLPPEYGARQALSQMKRRLLFVLVVVLAAAVVAYGVALTSLTSARGDQARAEGETTRLLQAQQQYAEVPQVLGQLTRAQDAQALGMSTEILWAPYLRAIGAVMPEGVLLSQFAMTGATPMLAPAPPSNVLQEPTVAGVAFEAISDELVDTAAWVDALNAMPGFHGALVSSASADEYNDQPVYRYTSTVRVTEAAYADRFAEGE, from the coding sequence ATGAGCACCGTCCTGAGCCGCCCCCTCGCCGCGAAGAAGTCGCGCGCGACCGGGTTCCCGTCCGTACCCCAGGTCAACCTGCTGCCGCCTGAGTACGGGGCGCGGCAGGCCCTGTCGCAGATGAAACGACGCCTGCTGTTCGTGCTGGTCGTCGTGCTCGCCGCCGCCGTCGTCGCCTACGGGGTCGCCCTGACGTCGCTGACCAGCGCGCGCGGGGACCAGGCACGCGCCGAGGGCGAGACGACCCGCCTGCTGCAGGCCCAGCAGCAGTACGCCGAGGTGCCGCAGGTGCTCGGCCAGCTGACCCGCGCCCAGGACGCCCAGGCGCTCGGCATGTCGACCGAGATCCTCTGGGCGCCGTACCTGCGCGCGATCGGTGCGGTGATGCCCGAGGGCGTGCTGCTCTCGCAGTTCGCGATGACCGGGGCGACTCCGATGCTGGCGCCCGCGCCGCCGTCGAACGTCCTGCAGGAGCCGACCGTCGCCGGCGTGGCCTTCGAGGCGATCTCCGACGAGCTCGTCGACACCGCGGCCTGGGTCGACGCGCTCAACGCCATGCCCGGCTTCCACGGCGCCCTGGTGAGCAGCGCGTCGGCCGACGAGTACAACGACCAGCCCGTCTACCGGTACACGAGCACGGTGCGGGTCACCGAGGCCGCGTACGCCGACCGCTTCGCCGAGGGGGAGTGA
- a CDS encoding prepilin peptidase, translating into MTSVLLVLAGLLGAAIGSFLNVVVWRVPRGESVVSPPSACPRCGHGIRPRDNVPVLGWLLLRGRCRDCGEPIAARYPLVEAGTGVAFVAATAWLLTRDDGLWLLPAVWYLVAIGIALALIDIDTHRLPDALVLPSYVVALVLLAVASAGTGQWDALLRALIGGAALWVFYFVLVLAYPKGMGFGDVKLAGVLGMYLGWVGWGALVVGAFAAFLCGGVYALGLLVLRRADRKSGVPFGPWMLLGCVIGLTAGEAVWDAYLGIALGA; encoded by the coding sequence GTGACGTCGGTGCTCCTGGTCCTGGCGGGCCTGCTCGGGGCCGCGATCGGGTCGTTCCTCAACGTCGTCGTCTGGCGCGTGCCCCGCGGTGAGTCGGTCGTCAGCCCGCCCAGCGCGTGCCCGCGCTGCGGGCACGGCATCCGGCCCCGGGACAACGTCCCCGTGCTCGGGTGGCTGCTGCTGCGCGGGCGGTGTCGCGACTGCGGCGAGCCGATCGCCGCGCGGTACCCGCTCGTCGAGGCCGGGACGGGCGTCGCGTTCGTCGCCGCGACGGCCTGGTTGCTCACGCGCGACGACGGTCTGTGGCTCCTGCCGGCGGTCTGGTACCTCGTCGCGATCGGCATCGCGCTCGCGCTGATCGACATCGACACCCACCGGCTCCCCGACGCCCTCGTCCTCCCGTCGTACGTCGTGGCTCTCGTGCTGCTAGCCGTCGCCTCCGCAGGCACGGGCCAGTGGGACGCGCTGCTGCGCGCCCTGATCGGCGGCGCCGCGCTCTGGGTCTTCTACTTCGTGCTCGTGCTCGCCTACCCCAAGGGCATGGGCTTCGGCGACGTGAAGCTCGCGGGGGTCCTGGGGATGTACCTCGGATGGGTCGGGTGGGGCGCCCTCGTGGTGGGCGCCTTCGCGGCGTTCCTGTGCGGTGGCGTGTACGCGCTCGGGCTGCTGGTGCTGCGGCGGGCGGACCGCAAGTCGGGAGTGCCGTTCGGCCCGTGGATGCTGCTCGGGTGCGTCATCGGGCTCACCGCGGGGGAAGCCGTCTGGGACGCCTACCTCGGCATCGCCCTCGGCGCCTGA
- the pilM gene encoding type IV pilus assembly protein PilM, with the protein MGKTRVIGLDIGTTHVRAAELEFGSGGPSATARPRLLKLGVAPLPPGAVREGEVVERQTVGSVIKRLWAEQKFSHKNVVLGIGNQRVVVRDLDLPAMPMAQVRSSLPFQVADLIPVAVDDAILDYLPVGSRQGDGGEVMQGLLVAATKDTVTANTAAVEIAGLRPVVVDLSAFALSRAIARGEALDHTIAVVDVGARVTTVAVVARGMPRMVRMLPSGGQDVTEAVAAALQVPLDQAEMAKRAIGVGHAVAPEQERAAEQIVTVVSALIEAVRNTMVYYVSSHPGAGVEHIMLTGGASHLPGLGQYLSTATRLPVSGGQPLDNVDVDRGVTYARLSEEQHTMAIALGLAMGSVA; encoded by the coding sequence GTGGGCAAGACACGTGTGATCGGCCTGGACATCGGGACCACCCATGTCCGGGCCGCGGAGCTGGAGTTCGGCAGTGGTGGCCCGTCCGCCACGGCCCGCCCGCGACTCCTGAAGCTGGGCGTCGCACCACTGCCACCCGGTGCGGTGCGCGAGGGCGAGGTGGTGGAGCGCCAGACCGTCGGCAGCGTCATCAAGCGGCTGTGGGCGGAGCAGAAGTTCAGCCACAAGAACGTCGTCCTGGGCATCGGCAACCAGCGTGTCGTGGTCCGTGACCTCGACCTGCCGGCCATGCCGATGGCGCAGGTGCGCTCGTCGCTGCCGTTCCAGGTCGCCGACCTCATCCCGGTCGCCGTGGACGACGCGATCCTCGACTACCTGCCCGTGGGCTCGCGCCAGGGCGACGGCGGCGAGGTCATGCAGGGTCTGCTCGTCGCGGCCACCAAGGACACCGTGACGGCCAACACGGCGGCCGTCGAGATCGCCGGGCTCCGGCCGGTCGTCGTCGACCTCAGCGCGTTCGCCCTGTCGCGTGCCATCGCGCGTGGCGAGGCGCTCGACCACACGATCGCGGTCGTCGACGTCGGCGCGCGCGTGACGACGGTCGCGGTGGTGGCGCGGGGCATGCCCCGCATGGTGCGCATGCTGCCCTCGGGTGGCCAGGACGTCACCGAGGCGGTCGCGGCCGCACTGCAGGTGCCGCTCGACCAGGCCGAGATGGCCAAGCGTGCCATCGGCGTCGGCCACGCGGTCGCGCCCGAGCAGGAGCGTGCCGCCGAGCAGATCGTCACCGTCGTCTCGGCCCTGATCGAGGCGGTCCGCAACACGATGGTCTACTACGTGAGCAGCCACCCCGGCGCCGGCGTCGAGCACATCATGCTCACCGGCGGTGCGTCGCACCTGCCCGGGCTGGGGCAGTACCTGTCGACGGCGACCCGACTGCCCGTCAGCGGGGGCCAGCCGCTCGACAACGTCGACGTCGACCGCGGCGTCACCTACGCGCGACTCTCCGAGGAGCAGCACACCATGGCCATCGCGCTCGGCCTGGCGATGGGATCCGTCGCATGA